GCGACTGGGGTTTTGCGAAGGAATACGTCGAAGGCATGTGGCGTATGCTGCAAGCCGACACGCCGGACACGTTTGTGCTGGCAACCAACCGTACCGTCACGGTGCGTGACTTCGTGACGATGGCATTTAAAGTCGCCGGCATTCTTGTTACGTGGAAGGGCGAAGGCGAAAACGAGCAAGGGGTTTGCGAGCGGACCGGCAAGACCATCGTACGCATCAATCCGAAGTTCTATCGCCCGGCAGAAGTGGACCTCCTGATTGGCAATCCTGAGAAAGCGACTCGCGAGCTGGGCTGGAAGCCGGAAACGACCCTCGAGCAGCTTTGCGCCATGATGGTCGAAGCAGACCTGCGCCGTAACGAGAAGGGCGCGTCGTTCTGAGCATGCGTTACGCCCTGACTACTGGCGCAGAGCGGCTCGCTGGCCGTGACTACCGGCATGCGTTCGAAGACGTGTCGAGGTGGACGTGCGAAGCATGAATGTGCTTCACGTGTATCGCACGTACTTTCCGGATCCGCCGGGCGGCCTTCAGGAGGCGATCCGCCAGATCTGTCTCGCGACGCGCGCGCGCGGTGCGAATCCGCGCATTTTCACGCTGTCCCCCGAGCCGCAGCCGCGCGAGGTGGTCTACCCGGAAGGTCCAGTGCTGCGCTCGAGGTCGTGGGCCGCGCCGGCTTCGTGCGACCTGGGCGGGCTCGACGCGCTGCGTCAGTATCGTGAGCTTGCGGCGTGGGCGGATGTCCTGCACTTTCATTTTCCGTGGCCGTTCGGAGATGTGTTGCGGCTGCTGGGCGATCGCAGGAAGCCCGCTGTTATGACCTACCATTCGGACGTCGTGCGGCAGCGCGCGCTTGGCTATGTCTATGGCCCGGTGATGCGCCGGATGCTCGCGTCGATGTCGGCGGTAGTTGCCACGTCGCCTGCCTATGCGAAGTCGAGCCCGATTTTGACGGGACTTGTGGCGCCAGAACGCGTGCGTGTGATTCCACTGGGTATCGCGGACTACGCATCGGGCAAGGACGCGGGCGCGGATCGGGATGTGCTGGCGCGACTGCCGCTCGACGGGCGGCCGTATTTCCTGTCGTTGGGCGTATTGCGGTATTACAAGGGACTGCACACGCTGATTGAGGCGGCGTCTTCGATCCCCGCGCAGTTGGTGATCGCCGGATCCGGGCCCGAGATGTCGCGCCTGCGAGCGCTGGCCGAGCAGCGTGGTGCGACGAACGTGATCTTCGCGGGGCAGGTGTCTGACGCGGAGAAAATTGCTTTGCTCGAGGGATGCCGCGGGCTGGTGCTGTCCTCGCAGTTGCGCTCGGAGGCATTCGGCATGGTGCTCGTCGAGGCGGCGATGTTCGGCAAGCCGCTGGTCTGCTGCGAGATCGGTTCGGGTACGTCGTACGTCAACGAGCACGGCGTCACCGGGTATGTCGTGCGGCCGGAAGCGCCGGACGAATTGGCGGGCGCTGTCAATGCGCTATTGAATGACGAACCCCGCGCGCGGGAGATGGGCGCAGCCGCGCGGGAGCGATATGAGCGGCTCTTCTCGGACGAGGCGTTGGGGAGCAGTTATGTTTCCCTATATGAGGATGTCCTGGCCGGGAAGCCCCGGCGCGTCTGAGCCGGACGTGGCTCTGTGCAGCTGCGAAGCGTCGGGGCCGGCGCGCCGAGCTATACAATTGTCGACGCCAGCGCCCCGGGCGGCGGCAAGCACGCGCGACTGAACGCGATCAAGGTTTCGCCGTCTCCGCGCGGCTTGCCGAATTTTCCTGTGATGTCTTTGACGGCGACTGATGACCCAACGGATAGTCTTAACCGGTGCGAACGGCTTTGTCGGCCAGGCGGTGTCGCGTCTCCTGCTTGCAAGAGGCGACGCGGTAACGGGCATTGTCCGGCGGCCGGGTACGGTAGTCGACGGCGTCCAGGCGTGGCTGCTCGATAGCGACGATTTCGGCGAAATCGAAACCCGCTGGCCGGACGCGTTGCGCTGCGACACGGTCATTCACCTGGCTGCCCGCGTTCACGTCATGCGCGACCGCGCCATTGATCCGCTCGCGGCTTACCGGGAAACGAACGTCGCCGGCACGTTGCGGGTGGCGCGTGCCGCGCGTCGCGCAGGCGCCCGCCGTTTCGTCTTTGTCAGCAGCATCAAGGCTGTGGGCGAATCGAGCGCCGGGCGGGAGCCGATTAGTGAACTGGTGCCGCCCGCTCCAATCGATCCCTATGGCATCTCGAAGCTCGAAGCCGAGCGTGCGCTAACCGAATTCGGCAGTCGATCCGGCCTAGAGGTGACAATCGTGCGTCCACCCCTTGTCTATGGGCCGGGCGTGCGCGCCAACTTCCTGCAACTCATGAACGCGATCGCGAAAGGCGTTCCGTTGCCGCTGGGCGCTGTCCAGGCGCGCCGTAGCATGGTGTACGTCGATAACCTCGCTGATGCGCTGGTGCATTGCGCAACCGACCGGCGCGCCGCAGGCACCTTGTTTCACGTGACCGACGGCCACGACCTCTCGGTGGTGGAACTTGCCCGCATGCTTGGATGGCAACTGCACGTGCCGGCCCGATTTATCTCGATTCCGCCTCAACTGCTGCGCCTGGCCGGCCGCGTGACGGGGCGATCAGCGCAAATCGCCCGTCTGCTCGACGAGCTGCGCGTGGACAGCAGCCACATTACCGAGGTACTGGGCTGGCGTGCGCCCTATACGGTCGAGCAGGGGCTGCTGGAAACGGCCGCGTGGTACCGCGCCACGCACTGATTCGGGCACCGACAAACATGATTTCCGGTTCGATCCTGCATGTCACGGGCAGCGCGGTTCTCGCTTTTTGCCTTTGCGCGCTCGTGCTCTGGGCGCTGCTCAAGACGGGCATTGCCTGGCGCCTTGCCACCGATATTCCAAACGAACGCTCGCTTCACACGCGCCCGACGCCGCGCGTGGGCGGCTGGGGCATCGTCCCGGTCATCGCGGTGTTCATGGCGGTCATGGCGCCGTCTCTCTGGCTGACCGCGGCGGCCTTTGCGATGCTCGCGGCGCTTTCCCAAATCGACGATCGGCGCGGCCTGCCAGTCGGCGTGCGGTTCGGCGCGCACATTGCGGCCGTCGCGGCGCTCGTCGCGTTCTATCCGGCGCCGGTGCCCTCGTGGGCGCTCGTCGTTATCGGCTTGCTGATGGTGTGGCTCGTCAATCTCTACAACTTCATGGACGGATCCGACGGTCTCGCCGGTGGTATGGCCCTCTTTGGATTCGGTGGATACGCGATCGCGGCACTGACGTCGGCGCGCCCGGAGTTGCAACTCGCGGTGGCCAGCGCGCTGGCTGCGGGCGCCGCTGGCGGCTTTCTGTTGTTCAATTTTCATCCAGCCCGAATTTTTCTCGGGGACGCCGGCTCGATTCCGCTGGGTTTTCTTGCCGGGGCGCTCGGCTATTGGGGCTGGCGTGACGGCGTTTGGCCGGTCTGGTTTCCGGCACTCATTTTTTCTCCGTTCATTGTGGACGCGTCGGTCACGCTGGCGCGTCGCTTGCTGCGGGGCGAAAAGGTCTGGCAGGCGCACCGCGAGCACTACTACCAGAGGATGGTACAGATGGGGTGCGGCCACGCCCTGACGGCGCGCATTTGGTATTCGTTTATGGCAGCGGGCATAATACTGGCTATCGCAGCAAGGAATCTTGCACCCGTCCAGCAATGGCTGACGGTGGTCGTGTGGGCGGCAGTACTCGGGGCAGCCGGAATGTATATCGACAGGCGCTGGCGCAGGTACCGGTCCCGCCTTGTGCAAACCTGACAGTTATCTTGCGTCGATGAAAAAATTTAAAGCCCGCTGGCTTTCGATTGGCGCATTTGCGTTCGATCTGTGTGCTGTCATTGCCGCATGGCTAATGGCATACGTAATCCGGTTCAATGGTCCGGTTCCGTTCCCGTATATGCACAGCGGGCTTCGTGCACTGGTCTTCGTCCTGATCGCGTACGCGGTGACGTTTCGCAGTTACGGCCTCTATCGCGGCATGTGGGTTTTCGCCAGCCTGCCGGACCTCGTGCGCATCGCCAAGGCTGTTGGCATGGGAGCACTTGCTGTCGTGATCGGCACTGCGCTGCTTCAGCCTCAGCCTATCGTGCCTCGCTCCGTGTGGGTCGTGTCACCCATGTTGCTGTTCCTGATCATGGGCGGTTCACGTGCGCTTTATCGCAGCGCCAAGGAGTTCTACCGCTACGGTGGCCTTGTCGGGCAGGGCAAGCCGGTTTTCGTGATCGGCGCGGGCACCGCCGGAGCGAATCTCGTGCGCGAACTGAAGCGCTCCGGCGAGTGGCGTCTCGTCGGTCTTCTCGATGACGACCCCGTCAAACTGGGGCGCGAGCTCTACGGTTATCGTGTGCTGGGCACGATCAACGATCTGCATCGTTTGAGCGCCCAAATGAAGGTCGAGCACGTGATCATCGCCGTGCCTTCGGCTTCGCCCGAAGTGCATCGCCGGATCGCGACGCTGTGCGTGCGCGCCTGCGTCAAGGCGCTGACGCTGCCCGCGCTGACGGCACTTGGCGAAGAGCAGGCTACGCTTGCGCGCGTGCGCCGGATCGATCTCGAAGACCTGCTGGGCCGCGAGCCCGTGCACATCGAGACGGCTCACGTCGACTCGCTGTTGAAGTCCCGCGTGGTCATGGTGACGGGAGCAGGCGGTTCGATCGGCTCTGAACTGTGCCGTCAGATCATGGGCTTTGGTCCTGCGCAGCTCGTGGCGCTGGACAGTTCCGAATTCGCGCTCTACCGGCTGAACGAGGAACTGCGCGAGAGCTATCCCGAAGTCGAAGTGCTTCCCGCGATTGGCGACGTCAAGGATTCGCTCGTGCTCGACCGGATCATGGAGACGTACAGGCCGCACATTGTTTTCCACGCTGCCGCGTACAAGCACGTGCCGCTGATGGAAGAGCTCAATGCGTGGCAGGCCGTGCGCAACAATGTGCTGGGCACATATCGTGTGGCGCGCGCGGCGATTCGGCATGACGTAGCGCGATTCGTGTTGATTTCGACCGACAAGGCCGTCAATCCGACCAACGTGATGGGCGCAAGCAAGCGGCTCGCAGAGATGGTCTGCTCGGCGCTCCAGCAAAGCGCGGGGAATCGCACGCGCTTCGAGATCGTACGGTTCGGCAACGTGCTCGGCAGTGCGGGCAGCGTGATTCCGAAGTTTCAGGAGCAGATCGCGCGCGGCGGCCCGGTGACGGTGACGCACCCGGAGATCACCCGCTTTTTCATGACGATCCCCGAGGCATCGCAACTGGTCCTCCAGGCATCCAGCATGGGCGAAGGTGGCGAGATTTTCATCCTCGACATGGGGCAGCCCGTACGGATCGCGGATCTGGCCCACGACCTGATCCGTTTGTACGGCTTCACGCAGGAGCAGATTCACGTAGTATTCACGGGCTTGCGACCAGGCGAGAAGCTCTATGAAGAGCTCCTCGCCGACGACGAGACGACGACGCGCACACCGCACCCGAAGCTTCGCATCGCGCGTGCTCGCGACGTGCCGGCAGACTTGCTGGAGCAGCTTCTGCCGTGGCTGATGCAGTTGCGCGTGGTTAGCGACGATCAGGTGCGTCGGGACCTGCACCGCTGGGTGCCGGAGTATCAGATGCCGGCGTCAGTGCCGCTGCGCAGCGTTGCGTCCAAGACCGGCATTTCATAACGCGGCGTGGCCAGCGCGGCCGCGAGGCGACGCCGGCGTATTCATTCAAGGGTGCGGGGCCACTCCCCGAGCACTTCACAAGCAGCAGGAACAGTTGATGACCGTCGATATAGCAGTCATAGGCGCCCTCTATGAGCGGTACCTGGGCCGTACGCCCGACCCGCAAGGATTGCAGCACTTCCAGGCATTCAACTCGGCCGATGACGTCGAGCGCGCGATCGTCGGCTCGGACGAATTCAGAAGCAACGGCGGTTTGCTCAGCATTCCCGACATGCCGGTGGCGTGGAAAATCTGCATTCTGGAAAAGGCGAAGCTGATCTTCGTGCCGATAGCCAAGAATGCCCATACGTCCATCCTCACAGCGCTGCTGAAAGCCCGGGGCATCGATTGGCGGACCCTGCCGATTCAGGATGATCTCGACGCGAAGCACGGCACCGATGACGACAAGATTCATGCCGCTCTCGCGGGCAACAATACGGGGCTACTGCTGAAGGACCTGTCGCCGGGCCGCGCGGACGAAATCATGAAGGACCCCGAATATCTTCGCGTCGCCGTGTTCCGCGATCCGCTTGACCGGATCGTCAGCGCCTGCAACCACTTCTTCGTGCAGGAACTGGACAATCCGATGGCGCAACGCCATTCGCAACAGATCGTCGAGATCTTCGGGAGCGCCCCGGATGGTGAAAGCAATCTGTGTGAGTACTGGTTGCGCCGGCTGATGAAGTTCCTCATGACAAACAAGCACGTCGCGCCGGATGCACACTGGATGCCGCAATACGAATACATCCGGGCGTTGAAGATCGATCACATCGTGCCGATCGAGCGTCTCGATGTGCTGGAAAAGATGGTCGCCGCACGCAGCGGCGAGCGCCTCGACATCGGGCTGCTCAACGTGCGTGGGAGCGGCCACGGCAAACACGACGCGATTGCGAAGGAAGTGCGGGAAGCGGTCGAGCAGTACTACTGGCTCGACCGGCACTTCTACGAACTGGGTAAGGCCAATATCGACGCGCTCGAGCGTCAGTTCGACGAGCGAAAGTGACGCTTCACCGGCCTCGAACGGGCTGGGCGAGCGTGTCATGGCGCGAAGCACAAACCGCTGGGCGATTGCGAACGGGCTAGCAGTCATCCGGCACGACGAATTGGATTCCAGAACGGATTTATGAAAAAGGGCGTCAACTTCTTTGGGCCGTATGAAGCGAAGGACAGCATTGGGCGTGTCGCCTCGCTCAATATCGACTGTCTGAACGCGTCCGCGCTGCCTTTCGACGTCTATCTGCTGTCCCGGCCGTCGCCGTCGCAAGTCGTCGAGTACGCCACCATCGACGACCGTCTGCTCGCATCGCTGAAACACAAGGTCAATCTCTTTCATTTCAACGCGCGCCGGGTTCCGCTCTATTTTTCCCGGCTCGGCGAAGGCTCGCTGAATGGTTTTTACAACATCGGCTACTGGGTCCACGAAATGCAGACCATTCCCGCGCAATGGGCGCGGCAACTCGAATTCTTCGACGAGATCTGGACGCCATCGGCACTGTGCCAGGCGGCAATCGCCCGCTCCGCCAATATTCCGGTCGTCAAGATCCCTTATCCGATCGAAACTCGCGGCATTACGCCGAGAATTCAGGCGAGGCGCGCCGGCAAGCACTTCGACACGTTCAATTTTCTGACGATCTTCGATGTGTACAGCGATGCAGAGAGAAAGAATCCGTTATTCACTATTCGAGCCTTCCTTGAACAATTCGCTCAAGACCATTCGGTGCGTCTGACGGTCAAGGTCAAGAACCTCAAATACGATCCGCTGCTTTCGAAGAAGCTGGGCGAGATCGTCGAATGCCATTCGAATATCGAATTGATGGACCGCCATCTCGAGGACTCCGAAATGGCGGCTTTGTACGACGACGTCGATGTCTACGTCTCGCTGCATCGGGCGGAAGGCTTCGGATTGACGATCTCCGATGCAATGAGCCGTGGTATTCCTGTCATGGTGACCGGCTACTCTGGAAACATGGAGTTCTGCGACGCCTCCGATACGCGCCTCGTGGCCTACGATCTGTGCCCGGTTGGTCACAACCGGCCGCGCTATCGCAGCGACGACCTGTGGGCCGAACCCAGTATGGGGGACGCCACGCGCGCGTTCGCCGACATGGTGGTGAACTACGGGCAGTGGTTGACGAAAGCGGAGCATGCGCGCAGCCGCGTCGATCGCGATTTTTCCGTCGATGCAATCGGCAAGCAGATGCACGAACGCATCGAGCTGATCAATCAAAACTTTGAGTTTGCAGATGACATGACCGATCGGTCGATTGACGTAGACGTCGGTATTGTCAACACGTACGGATTCTAGAGTGGAACTGTATCTACTACGGCATGGGGCAAGCACCGCCAACGAGCAGCGTCTCGTCTGTGGCGCCGAGGATTTCCCGCTGTCGCAAACGGGCGTTGCTCAGGCCAGCAAGGTTTGCCGCTATTTGGAGCGCATTGCGTTTACGCGTATCTACACGTCGTCGCTTACGAGAGCTCGAAGCACGATTGCGCCGCTCGTGAACCCGCGCTGCACCGTTCGCGTCGAGCAGGAGATTGTCGAGCTGAATACCGGGGCGTATAGCCATTGGACGCTTGATAAGCTGTGGGCAATGGACGCCCGTTATCAACGACCCTGGCTCACGCCCGATTTGAGTTATCCGCAAGGGGAGTGCTTTCGCGAGATGGTCTCGCGCATCACGGGCTGGTTCGACCGCGAATCGCGGGTATGGGAGCAGGACGAGACAGTCCTGGTAGTGGGTCATGAGGGCACGCTGCGCTCGATCCTCCTGCGGCTTCTAGGGCTGGATTTGAGCGACTACCCGGATTTTCCCATTGGCAACTGCGACCTGCTGAATGCGACCATTGCGCCGGGGCATGCGACGACTTACCGGCACATCCCATTGACGAGTCTGGCCGACCCATCATGAAACGTATCTTGCTGACGACCTGGCCGAGCGCCTTTCTGCATCGCGGTGGCGGCGAGCAGGAAATCCTGTTGCTCAATGAATTCCTGAATGCGTCGGGCGTGATGTCGGACATCTACGGCCCGACCTCCCGGTCGCTTGGCGCTTACGATTCGGTGATCCACTTCTCCATGCAAGGCGGATCCGAGCTGATCGTCGATGAACTGGCCGGCGCCGGGCGTCATCTGATCCTCTGGCCTAAT
The Paraburkholderia acidiphila genome window above contains:
- a CDS encoding histidine phosphatase family protein encodes the protein MELYLLRHGASTANEQRLVCGAEDFPLSQTGVAQASKVCRYLERIAFTRIYTSSLTRARSTIAPLVNPRCTVRVEQEIVELNTGAYSHWTLDKLWAMDARYQRPWLTPDLSYPQGECFREMVSRITGWFDRESRVWEQDETVLVVGHEGTLRSILLRLLGLDLSDYPDFPIGNCDLLNATIAPGHATTYRHIPLTSLADPS
- a CDS encoding polysaccharide biosynthesis protein, with product MKKFKARWLSIGAFAFDLCAVIAAWLMAYVIRFNGPVPFPYMHSGLRALVFVLIAYAVTFRSYGLYRGMWVFASLPDLVRIAKAVGMGALAVVIGTALLQPQPIVPRSVWVVSPMLLFLIMGGSRALYRSAKEFYRYGGLVGQGKPVFVIGAGTAGANLVRELKRSGEWRLVGLLDDDPVKLGRELYGYRVLGTINDLHRLSAQMKVEHVIIAVPSASPEVHRRIATLCVRACVKALTLPALTALGEEQATLARVRRIDLEDLLGREPVHIETAHVDSLLKSRVVMVTGAGGSIGSELCRQIMGFGPAQLVALDSSEFALYRLNEELRESYPEVEVLPAIGDVKDSLVLDRIMETYRPHIVFHAAAYKHVPLMEELNAWQAVRNNVLGTYRVARAAIRHDVARFVLISTDKAVNPTNVMGASKRLAEMVCSALQQSAGNRTRFEIVRFGNVLGSAGSVIPKFQEQIARGGPVTVTHPEITRFFMTIPEASQLVLQASSMGEGGEIFILDMGQPVRIADLAHDLIRLYGFTQEQIHVVFTGLRPGEKLYEELLADDETTTRTPHPKLRIARARDVPADLLEQLLPWLMQLRVVSDDQVRRDLHRWVPEYQMPASVPLRSVASKTGIS
- a CDS encoding MraY family glycosyltransferase, yielding MISGSILHVTGSAVLAFCLCALVLWALLKTGIAWRLATDIPNERSLHTRPTPRVGGWGIVPVIAVFMAVMAPSLWLTAAAFAMLAALSQIDDRRGLPVGVRFGAHIAAVAALVAFYPAPVPSWALVVIGLLMVWLVNLYNFMDGSDGLAGGMALFGFGGYAIAALTSARPELQLAVASALAAGAAGGFLLFNFHPARIFLGDAGSIPLGFLAGALGYWGWRDGVWPVWFPALIFSPFIVDASVTLARRLLRGEKVWQAHREHYYQRMVQMGCGHALTARIWYSFMAAGIILAIAARNLAPVQQWLTVVVWAAVLGAAGMYIDRRWRRYRSRLVQT
- a CDS encoding NAD-dependent epimerase/dehydratase family protein, with translation MTQRIVLTGANGFVGQAVSRLLLARGDAVTGIVRRPGTVVDGVQAWLLDSDDFGEIETRWPDALRCDTVIHLAARVHVMRDRAIDPLAAYRETNVAGTLRVARAARRAGARRFVFVSSIKAVGESSAGREPISELVPPAPIDPYGISKLEAERALTEFGSRSGLEVTIVRPPLVYGPGVRANFLQLMNAIAKGVPLPLGAVQARRSMVYVDNLADALVHCATDRRAAGTLFHVTDGHDLSVVELARMLGWQLHVPARFISIPPQLLRLAGRVTGRSAQIARLLDELRVDSSHITEVLGWRAPYTVEQGLLETAAWYRATH
- a CDS encoding glycosyltransferase; protein product: MNVLHVYRTYFPDPPGGLQEAIRQICLATRARGANPRIFTLSPEPQPREVVYPEGPVLRSRSWAAPASCDLGGLDALRQYRELAAWADVLHFHFPWPFGDVLRLLGDRRKPAVMTYHSDVVRQRALGYVYGPVMRRMLASMSAVVATSPAYAKSSPILTGLVAPERVRVIPLGIADYASGKDAGADRDVLARLPLDGRPYFLSLGVLRYYKGLHTLIEAASSIPAQLVIAGSGPEMSRLRALAEQRGATNVIFAGQVSDAEKIALLEGCRGLVLSSQLRSEAFGMVLVEAAMFGKPLVCCEIGSGTSYVNEHGVTGYVVRPEAPDELAGAVNALLNDEPRAREMGAAARERYERLFSDEALGSSYVSLYEDVLAGKPRRV
- a CDS encoding sulfotransferase family 2 domain-containing protein is translated as MRPRPAFHNAAWPARPRGDAGVFIQGCGATPRALHKQQEQLMTVDIAVIGALYERYLGRTPDPQGLQHFQAFNSADDVERAIVGSDEFRSNGGLLSIPDMPVAWKICILEKAKLIFVPIAKNAHTSILTALLKARGIDWRTLPIQDDLDAKHGTDDDKIHAALAGNNTGLLLKDLSPGRADEIMKDPEYLRVAVFRDPLDRIVSACNHFFVQELDNPMAQRHSQQIVEIFGSAPDGESNLCEYWLRRLMKFLMTNKHVAPDAHWMPQYEYIRALKIDHIVPIERLDVLEKMVAARSGERLDIGLLNVRGSGHGKHDAIAKEVREAVEQYYWLDRHFYELGKANIDALERQFDERK
- a CDS encoding glycosyltransferase; this translates as MKKGVNFFGPYEAKDSIGRVASLNIDCLNASALPFDVYLLSRPSPSQVVEYATIDDRLLASLKHKVNLFHFNARRVPLYFSRLGEGSLNGFYNIGYWVHEMQTIPAQWARQLEFFDEIWTPSALCQAAIARSANIPVVKIPYPIETRGITPRIQARRAGKHFDTFNFLTIFDVYSDAERKNPLFTIRAFLEQFAQDHSVRLTVKVKNLKYDPLLSKKLGEIVECHSNIELMDRHLEDSEMAALYDDVDVYVSLHRAEGFGLTISDAMSRGIPVMVTGYSGNMEFCDASDTRLVAYDLCPVGHNRPRYRSDDLWAEPSMGDATRAFADMVVNYGQWLTKAEHARSRVDRDFSVDAIGKQMHERIELINQNFEFADDMTDRSIDVDVGIVNTYGF